GCCAGGATCTACGCACTGCCACTTGCTGGGGAAGAAACGATTCAAGAGATGAGAAGAACGCTAGGAACGAATAGAGTTCATTCCTTGCCCCTGCAATTGGACCCGTTTGAATTGCCTGACAGCAGCCGGGAGGCATTTGCACAGTTATTTCTGGATTACCTGCCGCGGGCAGAAAGGAAGCGAAGATTCAGGTTTCTAAAGAATTAACTGCATATGAACTGAAGGAGATGAAGCAATGCCAATTATCAGGAGGCGCAGCCGCAAACTGATATTTGCTGGCTTAGCCGGCGCAGCCGTAACAGGTGCCGTATGTGCCGGCGCAATGTTGTATTATGTGCACGGCTATAAAGAGCAGCAGAGTATAGAGCGTACTAAATACGAGCAGCGAATCAAGGAGCTTGAAGAGACGCAGCTTCAGCAGCTCAATTCAATGAAGGTTGCATGGGTCCCGTTAAAAGATATTCCGCCTGGTCATTTCATCGATGCAAAGGATATTAAGGAAGTGCGTTTGCCTGATGACGGTTCTTCCGGCAATCTGTTCTCGGTCAAGGAAGAGATTGCCGGGAAGGGGGCCAAGATCGAGCTGCTGCAGGGAACACCGATTACCCGCTCGATGCTCTTTGAAGAAGAGCCGACACCGTCCGATCTTCGTCATCGGGAGATGAAGTCCGTATATCTGCCAAGCAATTTACGCCAAGGGGACGTGATCGATGTAAGGGTTCAGTTTCCAAGCGGACAGGATTACATCATTTTATCCAAGAAGAAGATCGACAGGCTTCAAAATCCGGCGTTTTGGACAACGTTAAGCGAACGGGAGATTTTATTGCTTTCCAGCGCTTTGGT
This Paenibacillus sp. JZ16 DNA region includes the following protein-coding sequences:
- a CDS encoding SAF domain-containing protein, coding for MPIIRRRSRKLIFAGLAGAAVTGAVCAGAMLYYVHGYKEQQSIERTKYEQRIKELEETQLQQLNSMKVAWVPLKDIPPGHFIDAKDIKEVRLPDDGSSGNLFSVKEEIAGKGAKIELLQGTPITRSMLFEEEPTPSDLRHREMKSVYLPSNLRQGDVIDVRVQFPSGQDYIILSKKKIDRLQNPAFWTTLSEREILLLSSALVDAYLHNATLYALTYVEPELQERAIPNYPPNAEVTKLIASNPNIVKKAEKFFEVTLRNTLEEDLSKLQPNQQAQVSDMHHNSIFASGARSPDSWSPASNLSSQTKSSTDTKRNTADIRLDDEANTETPLREERDSEAEQILGSSGPPEAEAGSDKESEEAELIFSSP